tttattaataattCTTTAGAAGTATTTAAGaattctaatatttttatttattaaatattaaaaaaatcatattgttatttattaccaaaaatagaaaaaactatCTTTAGAAAGACTCGTGTGAATAATGACTCAAAAAGAGATCATATAATAACCGTTAGATTTAAGTACAATCAATGATTATAAAAGAGTGTAAAACTTAGTATAACttgttggtgtaatttgatccctcctatatatgaggagggatcataTTACACTCTTAAGTTACACTAATAGTTACACTCCTTTAtgacctttgattttattttaatttaacggTTATTAAATGACTTTTTGATTCACATGATTATTACTAAAAATAAATTCCTCCActtttgataataaataaatacatgattctttttaatatttctttaaaaaaaatctgaattctcaaatatttttctggattcttaataaaaaaatagtttcttattattttcaaaatgatatataaaaaatttgattttaatatcaaatgaattttcataagattatcactttatgtatatatttttggatTTACAACATAATTATTATGTACACATTacttgttattttaattttttcttgaatatttttaatagaattttctaacatatttaaaaacttataaattatatagtgtagtttaattaaataaaatattactttatTTAAGTAAAACAAAAAATCATATAATAACCGTTAGATTTAAGTACAATCAATGATTATAAAAGAGTGTAAAACTTAGTATAACatgttggtgtaatttgatccctcctctatatatatatatatatatatatatatatatatatatatatatatatatatatatatatatatatatatatatatatatatatatatatatatatatatatatatatatatatatatatatatatataattagttaCACCAAGTATTACACTCATTTATAACCTTTGATTTATTCAAAATCTAATGGTATATATATATGGATAGAATTAATTTATCATTTAGTTAAAATGGatagaattaaaatttaatttaaataaaatagaagaaaataattagaaatttgtgtaagaattaaaaaaagaatttttttccaTTAACTTTGCTAGTAAATTTCTAGTAATAATATGAATAATACCGTTAATTGATAAAAATTTTAGTagtgatattttaattaaaaaataattaaattcatttgtaaatatatatatagaattgATTATCTATGtgagagaaaaataatattttgttaatgCACTAAAATTGATTAGATAGATATATAAGCACCTTGTTGTTGCGGCCCTTGCACACAACCTTCGCCTCTTCTCCGAATCCAAGGTTCATTCATCACATTTATCTGGCTAACATCACCTATACTCCACCTACACCCAAATCATTAGAACCTCTTTGGCTTTCCAAATGCTCTTCCAAACAAAACTAGGATTATAACCAAGATTTGCTTCAAAGAAAGAAGTTCGAGGGAAATACCTTGCTTTAAAGAATCTGGACACCAAGGCTTGTGGTTGATTCATGATGAACCATCCTTGCTTTGCAACCATAGCCATATTAAAAGCTCGAAAATCTCTAAAACCAAGACCCCCCTCTGACTTAGAACAAGCTAACCTGTCCCAAGCCATCCAACGGATACCCTTACTATTAGAACCTCCACACCACCAGAAGGCATTCACCATCTTCTCAATATCATTAATCACCACTTCAGGCAAGATAAAGATACTCATCACATATGCCAGAATTGCTTGAAGGACCGACTTAATCATGACTTTTTTCCCAGCTTTAGACAAAGACCGACCTTTCCAAGAATTTATCCTTTGCCATATATGATCTTTGATGAACGCGAATGTAGCCTTTTTACTCCTCCCAATCATGGAAGACAAACCTAAGTACTTTCCGATCCCTAAGGCATGACGAACTCCCATGATATTTGCTAGATCCTCTTGGGCTGGAAAACTCAGATTACGACTAAAAAAGACCTCAGATTTATTCAAATTGATCTCCTGACCGGATGCTTTAGCATAAGTATCCAGAATCTCCACGAGATGTGAGACTTCCTCCACATTAGCActgcaaaacaaaaaacaattgtCAGCAAAAAGCAGATGCGACACACTAGGTGCCTCTCTACAGACTTGGATACCGTGGATATCCCCATTAGCCACAGACCCCTTGATAAGGGCCGATAGTCCTTCAGATATGAGTATGAAAAGATAAGGCGACAGTGGGTCGCCTTGTATAAGTCCTCTTCCTGGTACGATAGGTCCAACATTGTTCGAATTAACTAGTACAGAATAGTGAACCGAAGTAACACACATCATAATCCAATGAGTCCACCTCTCAGAAAAACCCATCTTCAACAACATAGCTCTCAGAAACCCCCAATCCACCCTATCATATGCTTTACTAATGTCGATCTTGAGGGCTAAATGAGTTATCCTCCCTATCGTCTTTCTCTTAAGAGTATGGATAATCTCGGTAGCTATCATAGCATTATGCAAAATGGACCAACCCTCCACAAAAGCAGATTGCTCCTCCGAGATACACTTATTTAGTAACGACTTTAATCTGTTAGCCAGAGCTTTAGCCACTACCTTATAAATGACGTTACAAAGCAATATCGGTCGAAAATCTTGAATTCTATTGGGTTGGCCACACTTTGGAATCAAGCATATGTTCGTATCGTTGAACGATTTAACCTCTTTTAAGCCACAACGATGCAGCCTCGAAAATATCATTACCGCAGACCTTCTCAAAAATGTTGATAAAAACCGGGGTTAAAACCGTCTGGCCCCGAAGATTTATCTGGGTGCATATCAACCAACGCCGCATACAGTTCGGCTTTAGAAAGGGAGAAATCAACTTGCTGTTTTCCTCATCCGATATTCTCTACGGGATTTTACTCATCACTGGTGCGTACTCGCTATTGTTTCTACACATGAACAGTTCTTCAAAATAACTCCTAACAGTATCACCCAAGCCATGTGTGTCTGTTATGACTTTGCCATCATCATGAGTCaatctcagaattctcttaaaGCAGActaattataattactaaaatgGATTTTATGGATATTGTTTATAAAAGGTTTCTTAATTGTTCCATATTTTTATTGTATTAAAGTATGCGCATTTTATTCATGACCAATCAAAATTGTATAATAAGCTTTCAATAGCATAAATGGAATAAATTAATGAACACAATAAATCATTGTATTCattaggatatatatatatatatatatatatatatatatatatatatatatatatatatatatatatatatatatatatatatatatatatatatatatatatatatatatatatatataatttgtgtaaatatttgattgagaaaattataaaaacacaatttaatGTATATTATTGGACATGTTTGAAATTATAGCCAAACTTAaaccatttgatttttttttcattttaaaatttttaatatttttaattaaattttattcaactttcatgtttaataatttagactattttaacatttttttcattaaaaaaattatatttcattttttgtataaaaataaaattatataaaatattgattaaacTTAAATCtatcttaaaattattttaatcaaaattaaaagaaaattaataaaaacacaaTTTAATGAAATTTAAATACCGTATTCTTACAATTTTCAATAACATTTCCTAAATATTAAATGTAGTTTGTCCCTTTCTTCTAATGAAAGTCTTCCTTCTACAGAAAGTCTGGATTCTACCTGTCAAAATTTACAAGAAGTCTGGATTCTACCTGTCAAAATTTAAACAcaataataaattgataaaaataaaattaaaagagtaCTTTTTCTTTGGACTAAACATGCTCTGAAATTAGAGTACTCTCCACAAAGTAGCAATCTGGAACTAAAAAAAAGGCTAAACTTAAAGGACCACAAGCTTAGTGTTACCAATCTCTTAAAAAAAAGATTCAACTTGACCCAATGAAACACAAACAAACTGAAAATCACAACCAAATATACCATCGTGTGAGTCTCTATAATAGACTCATGTAATCtctaaaaaataaaaaccataaaaaataattataaacaatCATAACTCAAATGCAAAGGTACTTTTTTAGTTCTAAGTAATAGTTTAGAAACTTGAATAGCATTATCCAGTGAATTTTCTTGAGtcatcaaaaaaaatcaaaagatgatgaCTTTGGATTTGTCGATACACAACTCAGATTAGTCGATGGACAGGGTATAATTTTCCCGCAAGAGACTCTTTGAAAAAAATACAATCAGGTACAATGCAACAAACCAAGTTAGAATGATGCATCTAAACAAAAGCTCCACACATAGTTAACCTCGATTGTGGATTTCGAATCAtaaagttataattacatagtttgtaaattgattttaaacaaTCTCAGTAATTGATTTAGATTGCACTTCCAAAATCTATATTGCCATGAGGAATGAATtcataaacaaaataaaacacttcagagaatatgaagttcagagatcCTTTCATGTAGTGTGACTCCAGTAACAACTTCCGTTAAGAggcaatttttaaatataattattaaaacataattctTAAAAAACGTAATTTTAAGTCTTGAAACAAATATACCTTATAGTTATATTTTgagatattattattgttattatcatATTTAAGGATCAATTTTCAAATGTatttattaaaacataatttcAAATCTTGAAACAAATATaccttatatttttaaatttataaaaatgtaaACGTTAGAATGAAAAGCGGGTTGGGTCGGGCGGCCCATTTGAGAGCTCTATTGAGATGTGGACATTTATTTACTAGAATGGAAAATGAGAGAAATTACCAATCAAACTTTTTCCATGAAACCTTATTGCAATAGAACTAACACTCATTCCCTTTGCCACTGCGTATGTAGGCAACTCCCTCTCTTTCTCAATAAATACTTTCTTCGAAGCAATGTTGGTGAGTTTTTTTTACTCAATATCACGactctttattttttatcataaatacaATGAGAGATTCAATCACTCTTTATTTTTCTCAAACTCTAAATCAACTACAATTCAGTTGGAGCAATGCTTCTCCAACTCTTATACCTTAAGATTGGATGTGTTCATCATATTTATCTTATTTCAACTGCCataatttttttgattaattaagTGAGTTCATAAATTTTCCACCATACTAGGTacattctttttaaatcttttatacatttattttacAACAAAGTTAAGTAAATTTTGGATCATCCTATTTTCTTTCCCTTAAAGATAAAGAGAAATCTTGTTAACATTATTTTGGAATACATGTTTCTTTAAATCCActtaaaaaacataatatttctttaatcaaacccgagtaaaaaaaaaaatttaatttgtttataaatataaatgaagATATGAACATTgtaatgaaaatataaataaaacctAGAGTTTAATATTTCTCTTTGAAAGTGATATTAAGTTTTTTCTATTATAAATGATTATTTACATTGAAATTTAATGAAATTAAGTTTTAATACATAAtgtaaaaaatcattttgattttaaaacaaCATACTAGTACTATTTATGATAACAtgcatttataatttttttaacaattctTACTACGAAGGATTATTTAACTTCAAAAGTCAatgaaattatatatttttatacatTGTTAAAATATCATTCATACGAAATGGCCCCAATTCACATGTCTGATGTATCATATTAAACTCTAAATTATGAATGAATTAGGAAACACAATAAACTCAATTAGTTTTCACAGATATATTCATTTGAAAGTTTGCTTATTTATTTACTACAAATAGAGCAGCTAGTAAGCCAACCATACATATCATATATGAAGTGAGTATCACCGGTAAATCTTAGTTCATTAACATCCTCAACattgtaaaaaaatatttgaaggaCATATatactattatattatttttattatcttttaaaaaaattatgttagtaaaacaaaacaaaaattaaatttgatCGTGGTATCATCAATTTAATCTTTCATAAGGAATTTTAACATGAGCTTGCCAAAATCTTCCATTAAACTTATAAAACAATATCTCTcattcctttatttatttttatttttgtgtacTTATGTATGAGCTCATCACACTATcttaataaaaatacaattacATTCAAATAGTAAATTTTACAATGAAAAGTATTATTAATAAACTTCAAGAACTCCAAAATAACGataataaattttattgaatgaaagtggctctatttttctataaataattaataaaatacattccaaataacattttcaaaattttcttttccGATCATGAGACTTCATCTAACAATGGTGTTTATGAATTCTGACTTTACAACTAAACAAAGTTTCTATTTCCTGTGAGAAACCATCTGTACCATCTAGCAGATTGTTTTGGCACACGTTTGAGATTATCAGCAAAATCAATATATATGAGCCCCCATTTGTCAGAAAAACCTTGATGAAATTCAAAAGTATCAAATGCAGACCATACAAAGAATCCTTTAACATTTACTCCAGCActgtaaatttataaaaaaaaataagtaaaataatttCGATCTTTTAACACATAAATCATACGATGTAGTAAAAATAATAACTTACTCAAGTGCTCGTTTCACATAATTTATATGTGTTGCAATATAATCCATGCGATGTTTGTCTTTCAATGGCTGTGAAATTGTTCCTGAAGCAATACCTATGATATTAAAGAGAATTTCAAACAATATTAGTTAGATTAatcaaacttaattaattaaaaatgtattctttataatttattaagAATATGCCCTAACCATTTTCAGTAATGTAGATCTTAGGATTATTATAtgttttcttcaagaatactaaGACATTGTATAATCCTTGTGGATTTACAAAGCTCATTGTTGCATTATCCTAcaaattttaaaacattaattataaaaaatataaccataataataatagtaataataatttgtGTAAAACCTTCTTAAATCAATTAGTTATCTCACCCGTATACCCAATATTATTCCCTCGTCATTAAATACTGAAATacaaaatagataaaaaaaataaattagtaaaataatattgGTATTTTTATTgagaatattttaattaaattaaaatttattgtgAAAAATAAGACCTGCCttgttttattgccaaagaaTCGTAATTGTCCAAACCCTTAATAAGAAATTTGTTTGGTTCATCTTTACCAAAAAAAGATCTATAATAATTTATTCCAATAAAATCTAAACTTCCTTTGATTAATCTCTTTTCCTCTTCAGTGAATTTTGGAAGCCTATCTCTCACTAGCTCCTTCATGCTTGTAGGATAATCACCATTAAATAATGGATCCAAAATCCTgttgttatattaaaaaaaattaagtgcatataataaatattaaaaaagaaaaattaatagaGTATATGGAATAAATTatgaatttaattataatatgtataaaattattttatattatcagtgtatataaattaaatatattactaACCATCCTGTAGAAAAATCCCTAAGCCTTACAGTTGCAGCTACATCCTCTGGTTTTCTACTGAATGGAATATAATCTTCAATGGATAAAACAATTCCAATTTCTCCACCTTGTTTTGCcttcaatattttataaaataattaataagaattTAATTTATCCATTTTTTCATTAAATTGGatgctattatttttttatgagacaataataatactaataaattagtgtaagaaaaaagaaattataCCTGATATTTTTCTCTGTATAACTTAACAGATTCACCATGGGAAATGAGGCATATATGCATCAAAGTATAAACATCTCTGCATTCTTTAGTAATTTGGCAATTTTCTGGAATAGGAATATCAAAACCATGCATATAATTAAATATCGCCGTGATTTCTAACTCGTTGAATGTAGTCCAATGTTTTACACGATCTCCATAAGCCTTGAATAAAACATCACTATAATCCTTGAAAtgttttctgaattttttttataaaaaaaatcaaataatcaatatgagaataatgtaaattttataatatttttgttaagCATAATAGTGAAATTTCCTTACATGATAGATGGATTCAAGAAGCCTCCTTTAGTAAAAAGACTTAGTGGATAATCAAAGTGCAAAATTGTAACAAAAGGTGTGATGCCTACATACAAATACATCAAAATTTTAGAATTAATATGATGTTATCATAATAAGAAAAAATGAATTTgtgaatttatttttaatgtgaTTTATAAATTCATACCATTAGCAAGTAATTCATCGATCAACTTGTTATAGAAGTCTATGCCTTCTTGATTTATACCTCCTTCTAAGGTTCCATCTAgatggttttaaaaataaagtgaaaaattagcaattaattaattaattaatttagctatattattttatttaaatacaaataaaataaaataaattaccgGGAAATATTCTACTCCATGCAATGGAAAATCGGTAAGAGTTTATACCAAGTTTCTTTAAAAGTTTCACATCCTCCTGCAAAATTAttccaaaaatataaataaatgaatgAAATTATTACCTCCTTCCCTAAATATAAAACCTTCTAGAATAAATCACGATAATTTTTGTTCTTACGCTATATCGCTTATAATGGTCTATCATTGTACCGCACTTATCAATATCCTTAATCGTTGCTGCTGCTAAAAAAAGTTAGTATACACAAAGTTAATTAACATTTTAAAGTGTTAATTCACTGATAAATACTTGATTCTTTAAATAATATCTTAGAAATTTGTAAAATAACCCTAGAATATCCAAatgaattaataaatttattttcaacctTTTTCACTCATAAATATTGAATCCCAAACACTTGGTCCTCTCCCTCCTTCATGAGCTGATCCTTCTATCTATATTCAATAATAATAACATGTAAACGAGAGACATAgggaaattaaattatatatgtatatatatatatatatatatatatatatatattatgattgaGATATTCGATAATATATTTTCACCTGTAGAGCAGATGTTCCAACACCAAACAAAAAATCTTGTGGAAACGAGTTTCTGTTTACCACTTGTGGTGCTTTTCCTGTAATTATAtaagaatttttaattttaatcattggaATATAAATGTATATAACAAAAAATAAGGATTAGGGCAAAAAAAAAGTAATGCATATAAAAAACCTCGACCCTCCACTGGATTATGGgaaaagaaaataatgaagaaaATTGCCGCAAGAGTTTTGTGAATTCTTGGAGATGAAGTCGCCTTCATTGTGGATAAGAAGAATAAAAGAATTTAAATTTGATGTGGAAATAGTTTTAATTATATGAAAAGATGAAAATTCGTGTGAGATATATAAAGGTGAATAGTCAATGGAGAGAGGTTATTACATCCTGTACTTATGCGATTTTCTATTTCTTAGAATAAAAGAGGCATTTTCCACACACAAAAAATCGGTTCTATTATTGTTTAAAACTTAATTGAAgcttctcttaaaaaaaaaacttgatagaaacaacaaaaatacAACGTAATTGAGTACATAGAAATTAGTTGAGAATGACAAATGATAATTTATATATAGAAAAAGCTAAtaattatttgttatttaaaattaCTTTTGTTAGGCCAAAATAAGTAAGgatacttttaatttaattatgtcaACAAAAAACATGTTTATTTGTTTAAGAGAGACCACAACATAATTATCATTTTAGTTGAATAAGTAttgtaaaaacatatttttattgcaTTGAGAAACATTGAAATCGTGCAAATAAGTTTATATAATTCATGGATTTTACATAAATTAAAAAGGTTCATATGAATAATACGGTTTTTAAAAGTGAATGTGTTAAAAATTACTCTTCATAAACTACTGGTAActacattgattttttttaatacaagaGAAGGCTATAGAACTCTAAAGAAGGAaaaactaataatgaattataagAGGAGTTGACTAGCCTGAGGAATCCGAGATATACATTGAAAGAACTTCTAGGAGACAATATTCATAATATTTTGAGCTTGAATCATGTTGTAAGTTCATGTTAGCCAAAGCATACGCACACGACACATCTATTGGCTTCTTTATAAATATGTTTGATCCTCACCTCCCAATCACGGTCCAGAATGTTTCTTATCTGTTGAAGCGAGATTTTTCCAGTGTTCATTTTAGATGCATTTTTGTTGATTGTATAAAAAATTCCCTTGTTATCAATATGTAGCTCCACCTTTATATGGCTTCTTTCATATGCCATGTTCAAGCCTTCTTTGATTCCCTGCAGTTTTGCTATGTCAACATTATCAGTGAAGGAAAATCGCGATATAATACGCAACGGAAATTAAAAAATTTCCTTTAGTGATCCTTATGAATGGGCATGATCAGTGATAAAAACAGTTACCTCTTGtggcgattgaaacctttgatgtcGAATCGAAGGAGTGATCACGAGCGTTGATGAAGAACAAAGCCTCTACTCAGTCCACAGGAACAGATCCCTTCAGTCTCAGTGCTAGCTGATACGAATgaaggctttgagtgagagaaaAGAAAATACGCCTA
The Vicia villosa cultivar HV-30 ecotype Madison, WI linkage group LG6, Vvil1.0, whole genome shotgun sequence genome window above contains:
- the LOC131613365 gene encoding furostanol glycoside 26-O-beta-glucosidase-like, which gives rise to MKATSSPRIHKTLAAIFFIIFFSHNPVEGRGKAPQVVNRNSFPQDFLFGVGTSALQIEGSAHEGGRGPSVWDSIFMSEKATIKDIDKCGTMIDHYKRYSEDVKLLKKLGINSYRFSIAWSRIFPDGTLEGGINQEGIDFYNKLIDELLANGITPFVTILHFDYPLSLFTKGGFLNPSIIKHFKDYSDVLFKAYGDRVKHWTTFNELEITAIFNYMHGFDIPIPENCQITKECRDVYTLMHICLISHGESVKLYREKYQAKQGGEIGIVLSIEDYIPFSRKPEDVAATVRLRDFSTGWILDPLFNGDYPTSMKELVRDRLPKFTEEEKRLIKGSLDFIGINYYRSFFGKDEPNKFLIKGLDNYDSLAIKQVFNDEGIILGIRDNATMSFVNPQGLYNVLVFLKKTYNNPKIYITENGIASGTISQPLKDKHRMDYIATHINYVKRALDAGVNVKGFFVWSAFDTFEFHQGFSDKWGLIYIDFADNLKRVPKQSARWYRWFLTGNRNFV